ataattaataataaaaattaaagtataaattaaattaaattataaaataaatgtgTATATAATGActtacatatatgtatatatcaaAATGTATAGTTAAAATGTAATAATAGtaatttaacaaataaatatgaattaaggatatttttgtcttttcaaAAAATAACCAACTTCTTTCTTTCctatttcttctctttctctcttataCCAAACAATACCACAAATCTACTCTATTTCTcacatttttctctcttctcatACCCTTTCTCACAACTCTctttctcttcaatttcttctCAATGCCAAACATACGTCCTAATGAATACATGTGAAAGATTTATTAATTGCGGACGTAGTCCACACGgaattttgtttctcttttcttAATTAATTGTAACTTGGAAGTATAGAGTTGACTGACTAACTGGAAATTGCATAGCACGTACATGCTTAGAAATTAGGAGCAAAATTTGGACGAACATTGGAAAGATATGTGTAAACAGTTAACGTCGCTCTCATCATAACTTCCTTGCATTAATATATCTGGTTTAAATTTCATTATAGGAAAAGATATCTGGTGGAAACTTCCTtgcattttttattatgaaaataaatctTCTGATAATATAATGGGCTGAGAATATATCACATCTGAAATTACTACGGTGTAGTTGATTAGCAAAGTAGCTTCTTTTGGaaataatacttttttttttttgtctgtaTTGTTTTAATTTACTTCATTTTTCCTACTAAAAGTTCAAGTTATGATGAGACTACATACATGGTATTGGTGATACAATTGATATATGAGTTTTGCAAATACAGTTTGATTTAAATTAAATCATGTTTAAGACATTGGATTAGAAATATTGGTTAGATTTTTTAATGGAAAACTGTTATTTCATTAAATTATAGAAAGGATTTAGCATGAAATCAGAGGTCAACTTAAGCAGAAGCAATACCTTGAGGCACATCCTCTATCCAAACGGAATCAGCATAATTTGCTAATAGCTGAGCTAATTGAGGAACCAAATTGGAAGTAATACAGCAAATTTAAAAAGGATGATTTGATGATCAATACACGATGCTGGCATgctattaaataaaatatcatagtAACATTGAACTCACAGATTTTAAGATACCCGAAACTAACATTTCATATCAACGTTCAGAGAAATGATCAATATAATTGAACATGAAACTTATTTAAAGAAAATTTAATCTATAATGAAGAGTATTAAGTATTGTTCATCTCAACTTCACTCTATTTCTGAGATGACATCGAGTTCCAAGTTCAGACGCCTTGCAGCATTCGTTCTAGTTGCTGATGCAGAAGCAAAAGGATTAGGCGGCATCTCTAACTTCTCTCCATTTCCTTCCAACATTTGAACCACAGCCTTCATGGTCGGACGATTCGCTGGGTGCCACTGAATGCACCAAAGCCCCACAACTGATAGCTTCTTTGCAATCCTAGCGTCTTCTTCTCCTTCTATATGGATTTTCATATCTTCCTCATTCTCTAAAAGATTATAAATCCATTGTGGATAGTGAACGTGGTTGCTATTTTCTTCAGTGTCATCGGTTATTTTCCTCCCCCCAACCATTTCAAGAAGCACCATCCCAAAACTATAAACATCTGACTTATAGGAAACATTACCAAAGTTCCTAGAAAATACCTCTGGTGCAATGTAGCCCAAAGTTCCCCTAGCTGTGGTCATTGAGACAATACTTCTTTCCTTGGAACAAAGTTTGGCCAAACCAAAATCAGAAATTTTGGGTGTGAAATTATCGTCTAGCAATACATTATGTGGTTTGATATCGAAATGGAGAATTCTTTTGTCACAACCTTGGTGAAGATACCCAATTCCCTTAGCTATACCGAGAGAAATGTTTTGTAGTCTTTCCCAACCTAAAAAGACATCCTTAGTGTCTGCAGACGATATGAATTTCTGCAACGAACCTTTTGGTAAAAATTCATACACCAAAGCTCTTTTGTTTCCGTCTGCACAAAAGCCAACTAAGCGAGCCACGTTGATGTGGTGAATCTGACACATTGCTTCCATCTCATTGATGAACTCTTGGCCGTTTCCTGTTGAAGTGTTTAGGACCTTAACAGCTACATGAACTTCATTTGATAGCTTTCCTTTGAAGACAGATCCAAAAGCTCCTTGCCCCAGTTCGTCCTTAAAATGATTTGTAATTCTTTTTATATCCGCGTAAGTATATCTAGCAGGCTTAAGAGCTTTATAGTCCTT
Above is a window of Vicia villosa cultivar HV-30 ecotype Madison, WI unplaced genomic scaffold, Vvil1.0 ctg.000053F_1_1_3, whole genome shotgun sequence DNA encoding:
- the LOC131623168 gene encoding rust resistance kinase Lr10-like; protein product: MATSLEKSIPVFFLCFLNGVVIAEATSHDDQCKESSCDGIHGPFIRFPFTLKGKQPKWCGYDNSRFEVYCSHTNQTVLELPFSTKAIIKTINYTSQILTVSYPELCLNKQLPNFDISSSPFQFNSEFGLREYALFNCSGTNHRNTDDNNHDIITFGNFSCLNLPGFEVIAVDSRSSIIWIPLLSCTRIQNIVMLPNSLFNNNVDAGLNWNQPDCRNCEQNGGQCKAKRNTSQHEFECRGITKGFPKGKVIAGVLGPFSLIFVGVATYCIYVACIERKNYIRIKKFLKDYKALKPARYTYADIKRITNHFKDELGQGAFGSVFKGKLSNEVHVAVKVLNTSTGNGQEFINEMEAMCQIHHINVARLVGFCADGNKRALVYEFLPKGSLQKFISSADTKDVFLGWERLQNISLGIAKGIGYLHQGCDKRILHFDIKPHNVLLDDNFTPKISDFGLAKLCSKERSIVSMTTARGTLGYIAPEVFSRNFGNVSYKSDVYSFGMVLLEMVGGRKITDDTEENSNHVHYPQWIYNLLENEEDMKIHIEGEEDARIAKKLSVVGLWCIQWHPANRPTMKAVVQMLEGNGEKLEMPPNPFASASATRTNAARRLNLELDVISEIE